Part of the Halomarina litorea genome is shown below.
GGACGATGCTGTTGAACGCGGCGGCGAGTGCGCCGACGAGGAACAGCACGAGCGCCCACTCGCCGAGTATCTCCGCGAGCACCAGTCCGGGCGTGATGAACGTGTCCAGTTGCGTGACGCCCGCGGGTCGCAGGACGGCCGCGGTCGCCACGATGATGGCGATGGTCGTGATGCCGCCGACGATGTAGCCCACCGTCAGGTCACGGCGCATCGTGGGAATCGCCGACGCGTCCACCCAGCCCTTCTGGCGGACGAGGATGGACTCGAGGAAGAAGTTGGGCCACAGCGCGGTGGTCCCGAGGATGGCCGCCGCGAGCGTCAGCGCGCCCGGTCCCGGAATCGACGGGACCGCCCCGGCGACGATGCCGCCGATGTCGGGCGCGGAGATGCCGGCGACGAGGACGTACGCGACTAGCAGACCGATCATCATGCCGGTCATCAGCTTCTCGATCCAGTCGTAGCCGACGATGCCGACAACGATGGCGGCCGCGCCGGTGACGAGTGCGAGCGGTTGCCAGCCGACGGCCCCGCCGATGAGCACCTCGATGCCCTTGCCGACCGCCGCGGTCAGTTCCAGACACCACGCGACACACCCCACCGAGAGCAACACGGCGATACCCGTCGCCGGGCCGCGTCCCAGTTTCCGTCTGACGAACACCATCAGCGGTTCGCCGAAGATGCCGAGGCGGGCGCTCATGTCCTGGGCCATGAAGCCGAGCAGGACCGCCCCGCCGACCGCCCAGATGAGCGCGTAGCCGAACTGCACGCCCGCGGAACTCGCGATGAACACGGACCCCGAGCCGAAGTAGCTCGCGACCATGACGAACCCGAGTCCGTACTTCTCGAAGAACTCCGAGACCGATG
Proteins encoded:
- a CDS encoding NRAMP family divalent metal transporter codes for the protein MVGDNVTSSSRGFGVASVSEFFEKYGLGFVMVASYFGSGSVFIASSAGVQFGYALIWAVGGAVLLGFMAQDMSARLGIFGEPLMVFVRRKLGRGPATGIAVLLSVGCVAWCLELTAAVGKGIEVLIGGAVGWQPLALVTGAAAIVVGIVGYDWIEKLMTGMMIGLLVAYVLVAGISAPDIGGIVAGAVPSIPGPGALTLAAAILGTTALWPNFFLESILVRQKGWVDASAIPTMRRDLTVGYIVGGITTIAIIVATAAVLRPAGVTQLDTFITPGLVLAEILGEWALVLFLVGALAAAFNSIVPIMWTPAYMIPQAMGMDVSADDKRFKLVYVALVAIGSLSPVVHAVFGLSVVDMIILFPAYNGVVGLPITAALLFWAVNDRDTMGEHRNGRWLNAANVLLVVLSVYLAVSSAEGVFSAILGGGF